From the genome of Gorilla gorilla gorilla isolate KB3781 chromosome 4, NHGRI_mGorGor1-v2.1_pri, whole genome shotgun sequence, one region includes:
- the FN3KRP gene encoding ketosamine-3-kinase isoform X2 has product MSARSAAVSRVSARSGAGPRPRREHGGAAEARAGLQLCQGHGPLGGRVHQPGPELRHGSRTSVRESEPQGGGRGGGQEERPFVAQFGFDVVTCCGYLPQVNDWQEDWVVFYARQRIQPQMDMVEKESGDREALQLWSALQLKIPDLFRDLEIIPALLHGDLWGGNVAEDSSGPVIFDPASFYGHSEYELAIAGMFGGFSSSFYSAYHGKIPKAPGFEKRLQLYQLFHYLNHWNHFGSGYRGSSLNIMRNLVK; this is encoded by the exons ATGTCTGCCCGCTCGGCCGCCGTCTCTCGAGTCTCTGCCAGGTCCGGGGCGGGTCCGCGGCCGCGGCGGGAACATGGAGGAGCTGCTGAGGCGCGAGCTGGGCTGCAGCTCTGTCAGGGCCACGGGCCACTCGGGGGGCGGGTGCATCAGCCAGGGCCGGAGCTACGACACGGATCAAGGACGAGTGTTCGTGAAAGTGAACCCCAAGGCGGAG GGAGAGGAGGTGGGCAGGAGGAACGGCCCTTTGTGGCCCAGTTTGGATTTGACGTGGTGACGTGCTGTGGATACCTCCCCCAG GTGAATGACTGGCAGGAGGACTGGGTCGTGTTCTATGCCCGGCAGCGCATTCAGCCCCAGATGGACATGGTGGAGAAGGAGTCTGGGGACAGGGAGGCCCTCCAGCTTTGGTCTGCTCTGCAG TTAAAGATCCCTGACCTGTTCCGTGACCTGGAGATCATCCCAGCCTTACTCCACGGGGACCTCTGGGGTGGAAACGTAGCAGAGGATTCCTCTGGGCCGGTGATTTTTGACCCAGCTTCTTTCTACGGCCACTCGGAATATGAGCTGGCAATAGCTGGCATGTTTGGGGGCTTTAGCAGCTCCTTTTACTCCGCCTACCACGGCAAAATCCCCAAGGCCCCAGGATTCGAGAAGCGCCTTCAGTTGTATCAGCTCTTTCACTACTTGAACCACTGGAATCATTTTGGATCGGGGTACAGAGGATCCTCCCTGAACATCATGAGGAATCTGGTCAAGTGA
- the FN3KRP gene encoding ketosamine-3-kinase isoform X1 — translation MEELLRRELGCSSVRATGHSGGGCISQGRSYDTDQGRVFVKVNPKAEARRMFEGEMASLTAILKTNTVKVPKPIKVLDAPGGGSVLVMEHVDMRHLSSHAAKLGAQLADLHLDNKKLGEMRLKEAGTVGRGGGQEERPFVAQFGFDVVTCCGYLPQVNDWQEDWVVFYARQRIQPQMDMVEKESGDREALQLWSALQLKIPDLFRDLEIIPALLHGDLWGGNVAEDSSGPVIFDPASFYGHSEYELAIAGMFGGFSSSFYSAYHGKIPKAPGFEKRLQLYQLFHYLNHWNHFGSGYRGSSLNIMRNLVK, via the exons ATGGAGGAGCTGCTGAGGCGCGAGCTGGGCTGCAGCTCTGTCAGGGCCACGGGCCACTCGGGGGGCGGGTGCATCAGCCAGGGCCGGAGCTACGACACGGATCAAGGACGAGTGTTCGTGAAAGTGAACCCCAAGGCGGAG GCCAGAAGAATGTTTGAAGGTGAGATGGCAAGTTTAACTGCCATCCTGAAAACAAACACGGTTAAAGTGCCCAAGCCCATCAAGGTTCTGGATGCCCCAGGCGGCGGGAGCGTGCTGGTGATGGAGCACGTGGACATGAGGCATCTGAGCAG TCATGCTGCAAAGCTTGGAGCCCAGCTGGCCGATTTACACCTTGATAACAAGAAGCTTGGAGAGATGCGCCTGAAGGAGGCGGGCACAGTGG GGAGAGGAGGTGGGCAGGAGGAACGGCCCTTTGTGGCCCAGTTTGGATTTGACGTGGTGACGTGCTGTGGATACCTCCCCCAG GTGAATGACTGGCAGGAGGACTGGGTCGTGTTCTATGCCCGGCAGCGCATTCAGCCCCAGATGGACATGGTGGAGAAGGAGTCTGGGGACAGGGAGGCCCTCCAGCTTTGGTCTGCTCTGCAG TTAAAGATCCCTGACCTGTTCCGTGACCTGGAGATCATCCCAGCCTTACTCCACGGGGACCTCTGGGGTGGAAACGTAGCAGAGGATTCCTCTGGGCCGGTGATTTTTGACCCAGCTTCTTTCTACGGCCACTCGGAATATGAGCTGGCAATAGCTGGCATGTTTGGGGGCTTTAGCAGCTCCTTTTACTCCGCCTACCACGGCAAAATCCCCAAGGCCCCAGGATTCGAGAAGCGCCTTCAGTTGTATCAGCTCTTTCACTACTTGAACCACTGGAATCATTTTGGATCGGGGTACAGAGGATCCTCCCTGAACATCATGAGGAATCTGGTCAAGTGA